The genomic region GATATTCAATATCTATGCAGACATTTGAATACCCTCTTAAAGTAGTCTTCATATAAGATTACAATCAGTCTCTATCCCACCAAACAGGAACTATCGGAAGTTCTTGATTGGCCAAAACATTTGCTTCGTTTCTATTTAATTCGGAAGCCGGATATTCGGCCCTTCTAAACCATTGCCCAAAGAAATCACTATCATCACTGGCTTCTTCCTGCCGTATCTGAAGTCCAACAAATACCTCATCGGAAAAATCATAGCGTCTAAAATCAACAAAAGTCTCAGGATTTAGGAAATTATGTATATACTTTTCTTTCATAATATGATTTAACATCAAACCAGCCTCGCCCACAGCTATGGCCCCATCGGCCAGGTAATCGGTTCCATCAACACCATACATGTCCATACTCGCTTGTATACCTTCCAAATACGCAGTATATGCTACAGTATTTGACCCTACACTCGTAGTAGTCCCGCCATTGGCAAGAAAGGCCGCTTCTGCCTCTATGAATTTTGCTTCGGCATAACTTATTAACATCAAGGGAGAATCTATACTCGTATAATACCCATCTGTTCTAAATCTAGAGTTGGCTTCCGAACCATCTGGGGCTAGACCTGCGCTACCACTTACAAATCCTTTGTATTCGTCCTCACCTCCATTCTCGGCAAATAGGGGCAACCTTGGGTCAATTGTTATCACTCCACCTTCAAAAGGATAATTATCACCGTTCATTGAGCTTACCAACTGGCTTGCTATATCGTTACTTAGGTTTCCAGTGGCTCTGGCCAATACTTCAGCTGAATACCACGGATTTATGTTTCGTTCATCAAAGAATACCTGAAAATCATCCTCTGTAGAGGTATAAGCACCTTCCAAAGTTGTGAGAACATCACTAGCAGGTATTATGCCCTTATTGACTAAATGTAGTTGATATCTCGCCTTGATAGTGTAAGCAGTGCGCAACCATTTTTCCATATCGCCACCATATACCAAATCAGAGTCCCCTAGGGTAAAACTAGAATTATCGGGAGCTTCAAGAGCTGCAATAGCATTATCTAGAACGGCAAATATTTGGTCATACACAGATTCTTGCGTATCAAATGTGGGAAAATTATTATCGGGGCCTTCACTGGCCTCGCTGAAAGGAATATTGTCCCATGTATCTGTAGCTATACCAATATTTATGGCTGTCAAAATATCTGCGACTGCGCCAATATGTGGAGCATTGCTTTCAATAGCCTTATCTTTTATGATTTTCACATTTGGCAATACATTTAGATATACTTGAGACCAAAGGCCACTTGCCGTCGTTTGCCCAATTGCTCCCCCACCTGTACTAACAAAATTTTGGACATAGTTTCCAAAGGCGAGTTCGGCCGAACGTTGACCTTGCATTGTACTTAGAATGACTGGGCCCATTAAATCCTGCATGCGCAATTCATCAACCGTTGCAGTATTTGAAGGTGTATTCACATCATAGTAATCATCACTACATGCCGCAAATAAAACCACGATGGCCGTGACCATTACGCTTTTTAAATATTTTTTTTTCATAATTACTTTTTTTAAAATCCTACATTTATACCAAATGAATAGCTTTCCGCAATGGGAACACTTAGACCGGCAAAACCATATACATTGCTGCCTGCGCTGTATTGATTCCCCTCGGGGTCGTAACCTTCGAAAGGAGTCCATAAAAGAATATTATTCGCATTGACCGATAGACTTAGACGCGAAAGGTTTAGATTGTTCAACAATTTACCTCCAAAATCATAGGAAAACCCTACATTTCTTATTTTGACCCAAGAGGCATCCTGTACCAAAATTTCCGAGGCCCTGTTATAATCTGTTGAACTTCTGTAATAATTTTGGTCTATTAGAGTTTCTGTAGTATTTGGAATAAAGCCACCATTTCCATCGTCCATAACACCCTCAAGAACTGTAGTCTGATCTCTAAATTCAGTTATCTTAAGAATACCGTTTCTTATAGAGTTCCTTCTACCCGAGTCATAAAGGTCTCCACCCTTTTTGTATTCTACCAAAAAGTTGAATCCTAGACCTTTCCATTTGAAGTTACTTCCCAAAGATGAAATAAAATCCGGAAAGGCGTTACCTACTTTCTGTCGTTCGGTAAAATCTATTTCGGGCTTTCCATTTTCATCTATATAACGTTGACCGTTTTCATAGCGCCACTTCCATCCGTATAACGTTCCCATTTTATCGCCTGCCCTTATCTCTGAAGTGACCCCAGCAAAACCAGAATCAGCAAATACTATGGATTCAATATCATCAGGAATTTCAAGTACTTCGCCTTCGCTGGTGGACCAGTTTAAGATAAGTTCCCATTTTAAATCCGGTTTTTGTATGATATCCGCGCTAACCAGCAATTCATGGCCAAACACTTTAAAATCACCCGCATTTCTTGTAATCCCCGATAAACCAGATGAAAAGGCTGTTCCTACGGTAAAAATTTGATCTTTGACCCTTGTATTGAAATATGCATAATCTACTCGTATACGATCTTTCATAAACCGTAAATCAGCTCCAAATTCAGTAGATTGGTTTCTCTCGGGTACAATATTCAAGTCCCCAAACCTGGTACTTCTTCTAAAACCACCTGCTCCTGCAAATGGAAAATCATCATCAACGATAAAGAATTGTCCAACATCGCCAAACCCAGGACCTTTACCGACTTCGGCCCATGAAGCTCTTAATTTTCCAAAAGTAAAGACATCATTGTCCCCGAACAGGCCGGAGACATCATAAGCCAAACTTATTGATGGATAAAAGAAAGATCTATTGTCTTTGGGCAAAGTAGACAACC from Costertonia aggregata harbors:
- a CDS encoding SusD/RagB family nutrient-binding outer membrane lipoprotein, with the protein product MKKKYLKSVMVTAIVVLFAACSDDYYDVNTPSNTATVDELRMQDLMGPVILSTMQGQRSAELAFGNYVQNFVSTGGGAIGQTTASGLWSQVYLNVLPNVKIIKDKAIESNAPHIGAVADILTAINIGIATDTWDNIPFSEASEGPDNNFPTFDTQESVYDQIFAVLDNAIAALEAPDNSSFTLGDSDLVYGGDMEKWLRTAYTIKARYQLHLVNKGIIPASDVLTTLEGAYTSTEDDFQVFFDERNINPWYSAEVLARATGNLSNDIASQLVSSMNGDNYPFEGGVITIDPRLPLFAENGGEDEYKGFVSGSAGLAPDGSEANSRFRTDGYYTSIDSPLMLISYAEAKFIEAEAAFLANGGTTTSVGSNTVAYTAYLEGIQASMDMYGVDGTDYLADGAIAVGEAGLMLNHIMKEKYIHNFLNPETFVDFRRYDFSDEVFVGLQIRQEEASDDSDFFGQWFRRAEYPASELNRNEANVLANQELPIVPVWWDRD